GGTCGTCGCCGCAGGCGGCCAGGCCGAGATCGTCGGCGCGCACGGCGGCGTCCGCGCCATGCTCGACCTCTACGGGTCGCATCCACCGAGACCGAGCCTGCACCCGCCGCCGGCCCCGATCGGCGTCCTCGACCAGATCGGCCGCGAGGCGCTCGCGACGCTGAGCGAAAGCCATGTCCTCGACTTCATCGGCGACGTGGCGGTGACCGCGGCAAAGGCCGTCCGCGCGCCGCTTTCCGTCAACTGGCGCGAGCTGCCTCGGCTCGTGGAGCGCGCCGGGGCCGACAGCCTCCCGATTGTCCTGGTGATCAACTTCCTGGTCGGCCTCGTGACGGCGTTCCAGGCCGCGGTGCAGCTCAGGCAGTTCGGGGCCAACATCTTCGTGGCCGACCTGGTGGGGCTCTCGGTGACGCGGGAGCTCGCGCCGCTCATGACGGCGATCATCGTGGCCGGCCGCTCGGGTGCGGCGTTCTCCGCCGAGCTCGGGACGATGCGGGTCTCCGAGGAGATCGATGCGCTGCGGACACTCGGCCTCGACCCGTACGGCTTCCTCGTCTTCCCGCGCGTCATCACCCTCGTGCTCGTGCTGCCCCTGCTCACGATCCTCGCGGACGTGATAAGCATCGCGGGCGGGCTCCTGGTCGCGATGCTCGGCCTCGACATCACCTTCAACGCGTACCTCCTCGAGACGCAGAAGGCGGTGGGGCTCTGGGACGTCTTCTCGGGGTGCCTGAAGACCGTGTTCTTCGGGCTGAACATCGCGCTCATCGCGTGCCAGCGCGGCCTCGCCGCGCGCGGCGGAGCCGAGGGGGTGGGCCGGGCGACGACCTCGGCGGTGGTGACGAGCCTCTTCGCCATCGTGATCGTCGACGCGCTCTTCACGGTGCTCTTCAATGCCTTCGGCCGCTGAGCCGCCCATGATCGAGGTCGAGCGGCTGACGGTCGGCTACGGGGACACGGTGGTGCTCGAGAACCTCGACTTCGCGGTGCCTCGCGGCGACGTGTTCGCCATCCTGGGCGGGAGCGGGAGCGGGAAGTCGACCTTGCTCCGCGCGCTGATCGGCCTCGAGGCGACCCTGCACGGCACGATCCGCATCGCGGGCGCACCCCCTCCGCGCGAGGGACCCCCGAGCTACGGCGTCCTCTTCCAGTCGGGGGCGCTCTTCGGCTCGATGACCCTCGCGGAGAACGTCGAGCTCGCGCTGGCGAAGTGGACGAAGCTCGACCGCAACGCGATCGACACGATCGTCCGGTCGAAGCTCCGCCTGGTTGGACTCGAGGGCTTCGAGAACCACCTCCCGGCGGAGATCTCGGGCGGCATGAAGAAACGCGCCGGGATCGCGCGCGCGCTGGCGCTCGACCCGTCGCTGCTGTTCCTCGACGAGCCATCGGCCGGCCTCGATCCGGTCACCTCCGCGGAGCTCGACGACCTCATCGCCACCCTGAATGCCAGCCTCGGCATGACGACGGTCGTCGTCACGCACGAGCTGCGGAGCATCTTCGCGATTGCCAGGCACTGCATCATGCTGGACGGCCGGACGCGCGGCATCATCGCGCGGGGAGAGCCCGCGGCCCTCCGCGACGGAAGCCCCGATCCACAGGTCCGCGCCTTCTTCAATCCTCGGCCACGGGCCGCGTGAGATGGCGACCACCGCCACCAGCCACTGGAAGCTCGGGCTGTTCGTCCTGCTCGCCGTCGGCGCGATGCTGGGCGCCCTCTTCTGGCTCGGTGCCCGAGGGTTCCGGCGCGAGTCGTTCCCGGCGATCAGCTACTTCGACGAGTCGGTACAGGGGCTCGACGTGGGCTCCCCGGTCAAGTTCCGCGGCGTGACCGTCGGCACCGTCACCGACATCACGATCGCGCCCGATCACCGTCACGTCCAGGTGAGCGCCGACATGTACGTCGACGCGCTCGTCCGCCTGGGGCTCCGGACCCGCGCGCCCAAGTCCGGCGAGGAGTTCATCCCTCCCAACCTGCGTGTCCAGCTCGCCTCGGCCGGTATCACCGGGGTCCGCTTCATCCAGACGGACTTCTTCGATCCCGAGCGCTATCCGCCCCCCAAGCTGCCGTTCGAGCCGCCGTGGAACTACGTGCCCTCGGCGCGGTCGACCTTGAAGAACGCGGAGGAGGCAGCCATCGAGATCCTGAACCAGCTGCCGGTGCTGGCAGACCGCGCAAAGGACACGCTGGCGGACGTGAAGAAGACCCTCGGGTCGATCGATCGCCTCGTGGCCGACCTGGGCGCCGAGGACGGGTCCTTCAACCAGGCGTTGCGGGAGCTTCGCGCGGCGGCGACGCGTGTCGACGGGGCGCTCGACGAAGCGAAGCTCGGCGCCACGACGGCGTCGTTTCGGGACACGGCGGCGTCCGTCGGGCAGGCGGCCGCCGGCGTGAGCGACGCGCAAGAGGAGCTTCAGGCGAGCCTGGTGGCGCTGCGAGAGGCGCTCGAGTCGGTGCGCACCCTGGCGGATTCCCTCGAGCGCGATCCGAGTGTTCTCCTGCGGGGTCCACACGGCGATGGGGCGACGCCCGCGAGAAGCCGATGAGGCGCCGCACGTGGCTCCTGGCGGGGCTCGTGGCGCTGGGAGGTTGCCTCCTTCGCACCCCGGATTCACCGCGCTTCTTCCGGCCGGGCTCGGCGACCCTCGATGCGACCGCCGAGGACGAGGTCGACCCTCCGGCCGCCGGCAGGATCGCGATTCGCCTCCGTGGGGTTCGGAGCGAACCCTTCCTGCGTGAGCGCATCGTGTGGCGCATCTCCGAGGTCGAGTACGGCCTCTACGAGCAGCGACGGTGGATCGACCTACCTGCCCACTACGTGGAACGCGCGCTCAGGACACGCCTCCGCGCGACGCCGGGGCTACGGCTGGCGAATGACCTCCGGGCGGTCGCGCTCCGCGTCGACGTGCTGGCATTCGACGACGTGCTGGCGCCGGTACACGCGGCCAACGTCGCCCTCGCCGTCGCGTTGGAGGATCCGGTGCGCGGGCGCCTCTTCGTACGGACCTTCGACGCGCGGGCCGGCATCGAGAGCGCGGACCCCGCGTCGATGGCCAAGGCGATGGGGCAGGCGCTCGACGACGCCGTCGCGCAGGTGGCCGACGCGGTGAGGCTGAGCGTGCAGGCTCACCGGCCGAGCTCCCCGCGGTGATCCGAGCGACCTTCGGGAGCTGAGATGAGATCTCTCCTTTGGCTTGCGCGTCTCTGGAGCACCGGGGGCGGCCGCGTCGGGGCGGTCCTGATCTCCAAGTTCATCCGCCCCGGCTCGGTGAACGACACGCCGTACAATCACTATTCGCTCTTGCGCAGCATCGAAGATCTCTTCCGGCTCAGCCATCTCGGGTATACCGGGCAGTCGGGGCTGGTCGCCTTCGGGAGCGACGTCTACAACTGCTACCCGCGCCGTCTGTGCCGCAGCTGAGCGCGGTGCACTCCGTTCCAGCGCGCGTGCCGTGGTCGCGGCGCTGACTCCACAATGCTGCGGGCCCCTCTGCAGCCGTAGACGCCCAAAAGGAAGGCCCCGACGAATCAG
The genomic region above belongs to Deltaproteobacteria bacterium and contains:
- a CDS encoding MlaE family lipid ABC transporter permease subunit produces the protein MTGSRAAADTPPRVTDTHDPGFRVERVDLQDGRAALRFGGQLRFRQCFASWQSVRRLARPPAAHLAFDLSGVDTLDGAATALLLELRDEVVAAGGQAEIVGAHGGVRAMLDLYGSHPPRPSLHPPPAPIGVLDQIGREALATLSESHVLDFIGDVAVTAAKAVRAPLSVNWRELPRLVERAGADSLPIVLVINFLVGLVTAFQAAVQLRQFGANIFVADLVGLSVTRELAPLMTAIIVAGRSGAAFSAELGTMRVSEEIDALRTLGLDPYGFLVFPRVITLVLVLPLLTILADVISIAGGLLVAMLGLDITFNAYLLETQKAVGLWDVFSGCLKTVFFGLNIALIACQRGLAARGGAEGVGRATTSAVVTSLFAIVIVDALFTVLFNAFGR
- a CDS encoding ATP-binding cassette domain-containing protein, with amino-acid sequence MPSAAEPPMIEVERLTVGYGDTVVLENLDFAVPRGDVFAILGGSGSGKSTLLRALIGLEATLHGTIRIAGAPPPREGPPSYGVLFQSGALFGSMTLAENVELALAKWTKLDRNAIDTIVRSKLRLVGLEGFENHLPAEISGGMKKRAGIARALALDPSLLFLDEPSAGLDPVTSAELDDLIATLNASLGMTTVVVTHELRSIFAIARHCIMLDGRTRGIIARGEPAALRDGSPDPQVRAFFNPRPRAA
- a CDS encoding MCE family protein; its protein translation is MATTATSHWKLGLFVLLAVGAMLGALFWLGARGFRRESFPAISYFDESVQGLDVGSPVKFRGVTVGTVTDITIAPDHRHVQVSADMYVDALVRLGLRTRAPKSGEEFIPPNLRVQLASAGITGVRFIQTDFFDPERYPPPKLPFEPPWNYVPSARSTLKNAEEAAIEILNQLPVLADRAKDTLADVKKTLGSIDRLVADLGAEDGSFNQALRELRAAATRVDGALDEAKLGATTASFRDTAASVGQAAAGVSDAQEELQASLVALREALESVRTLADSLERDPSVLLRGPHGDGATPARSR